A genomic segment from bacterium encodes:
- a CDS encoding protein kinase encodes MTDPSPWIIARRYQVRRELGRGGMGRVFEVLDLVENRQPRALKLLRADQVAEQPRPEGNIHLLESLRGEFAALAHLRHPNLCRVYEFGVDEGGRAFFTMELVEGTDLFETGGRLAPDRIYEIAVGVLRALDYIHTRGYIHHDLKPENILLRRGVEGAEGVVLTDFGLADQEDDEEPELRRTAPGTVNCLAPEILSGAAYDHRVDLYALGVSLYFAATGAYPFDAADGREVIRRHLTLPPRPPGELNPDLPEPLEHLILRLLAKRPDKRFRDANTVIRAINAWAGRSFEYQTPSTAESFLLAPRIVGHDALFEEVLREVTEPLGGLVVIQGEAGAGKSRLLRELRYRCQLAGADVWFVELGASSDPLGELIRRIAHSTVAGPELRREAGPVLARCWPPLAGLWGVKPAPALGPDGEVERLLRTTAGLLDNLGRAVVFDGDTEGALETARRLGQLCQRVPVIVTTEEDNPPGKVYHLAPLDGARVAELIESMLGETPPRGLASFVHRTAGGNPLFIADTLRQLMDSGELRRRHGSWEVDLLGAEAAGVPREIRGLTLRRLRGLSPAARTTAEILALAAWKPTLEELGALVDDPGQLAGALRELGSKGLLQMRSGNRPALVTTSLARTLRDNCDRATMLHDRLADFLESGNRMYAPHGYHRLYGSDRGKAVRGGLEYVNRLVELGGFTEARGALAYIRTVARGADLVRVELLASKVHRRLGETGRAAAAAFHALEGSRGRERGEAYLELGRATAHQGRYEQALGYFDAALICTDDSLFTLGTGAERVKVLLELGRFDEALELGGALTKRAGSLEYPESWFVREVHARALFLAGRLADADHAYRALYRQALGAGDFPGLWSAGRGRGLTQLSLDRNRRGLALLRNSCWLALQRADALNTVLAVVPLAVGYLVNLRPRRAIAALKLGRDEIEHRPLPPLQVELYTGLANAYRYRGDLGRAAHYAGRAVELAEEFESVRLRWSALFTRGMVRLELGDWIGVEGTLDRLKDAPEHLGALLGGRLAWERGDFGTARSELLKALGGSPLPVALPEWDTARGYLARVEMEAGNLGPAEELLEPVDEGTPTDLGQLEGRLALVEFYLIQNETDYAVQLLRGAVRASGRGGLVDQLRRGLHLAARLAERQGDADSRSRLLREARRLLRWMVHRLPRGARDGFLARQEPAGLRAEEP; translated from the coding sequence ATGACCGACCCGTCACCCTGGATCATCGCCCGACGTTACCAGGTCCGGCGCGAGCTCGGCCGGGGTGGGATGGGCCGCGTCTTCGAGGTCCTCGACCTCGTGGAGAACCGCCAGCCCCGGGCCCTCAAACTCCTGCGCGCCGACCAGGTCGCCGAGCAACCGCGCCCGGAGGGAAATATCCACCTGCTGGAGAGCCTGCGCGGCGAGTTCGCCGCCCTGGCCCACCTGCGCCACCCCAACCTCTGCCGGGTGTACGAGTTCGGGGTGGATGAAGGCGGCCGGGCGTTCTTCACCATGGAGCTCGTCGAGGGGACCGATCTTTTTGAAACGGGCGGCAGGCTCGCCCCGGACCGCATCTACGAGATAGCCGTCGGCGTCCTGCGCGCCCTGGACTACATCCACACCCGGGGGTACATCCACCACGATCTCAAGCCCGAGAACATCCTGCTTCGCCGGGGAGTCGAGGGGGCCGAGGGCGTGGTGCTCACCGATTTCGGCCTGGCGGACCAGGAGGATGACGAGGAGCCTGAGCTGCGCCGCACGGCGCCGGGGACGGTCAACTGCCTGGCGCCGGAAATCCTCTCGGGAGCCGCATACGACCACCGCGTGGACCTCTACGCTCTCGGGGTGAGCCTCTACTTCGCGGCCACCGGCGCCTACCCCTTCGACGCCGCCGACGGCCGGGAGGTCATCCGCCGCCACCTGACCCTTCCCCCGCGACCGCCCGGCGAGCTGAACCCCGACCTGCCGGAGCCGCTGGAGCACCTCATCCTGCGCTTGCTGGCGAAGAGGCCGGATAAGCGCTTCCGGGACGCGAACACGGTCATCCGGGCCATCAACGCCTGGGCCGGGCGGTCCTTCGAGTACCAGACGCCCTCCACCGCCGAGAGCTTCCTCCTGGCGCCCCGGATCGTCGGTCACGACGCCCTGTTCGAGGAGGTGCTCCGCGAGGTGACCGAGCCGCTGGGGGGGCTCGTCGTCATCCAGGGGGAGGCCGGGGCCGGCAAGAGCAGGCTCCTGCGCGAACTGCGCTACCGCTGCCAGTTGGCCGGCGCCGACGTCTGGTTCGTCGAGCTGGGCGCCTCGAGCGATCCCCTGGGCGAGCTCATCCGCCGTATCGCCCACTCGACCGTGGCGGGGCCGGAGCTCCGCCGGGAGGCCGGACCGGTGCTGGCGCGGTGCTGGCCGCCCCTGGCTGGGCTGTGGGGGGTAAAGCCCGCTCCCGCCCTGGGTCCGGACGGCGAGGTCGAGCGGCTCCTGCGGACGACCGCGGGCCTCTTGGACAACCTGGGCCGGGCCGTGGTCTTCGACGGCGACACGGAGGGCGCGCTGGAGACGGCGAGGAGGCTCGGGCAGCTCTGCCAGCGGGTACCGGTCATCGTCACCACCGAGGAGGATAACCCGCCGGGCAAGGTCTACCACCTCGCCCCCCTGGACGGGGCGCGGGTCGCGGAGCTCATCGAGTCCATGCTGGGCGAGACGCCGCCGCGCGGGCTGGCGTCCTTCGTCCACCGGACGGCCGGCGGCAACCCCCTGTTCATCGCCGATACCCTCCGTCAGCTCATGGACTCGGGAGAGCTCCGTCGGCGGCACGGATCATGGGAGGTGGACCTCCTCGGGGCCGAGGCGGCCGGCGTGCCCCGGGAGATACGGGGGCTCACCCTCCGGCGTCTGCGCGGGTTGAGTCCGGCGGCCAGGACGACCGCGGAGATACTGGCCCTGGCCGCATGGAAGCCGACCCTCGAGGAGCTGGGGGCCCTGGTGGACGACCCCGGCCAACTAGCCGGTGCGCTTCGCGAGCTGGGCTCGAAGGGCCTGCTGCAGATGCGTTCGGGGAATCGCCCCGCCCTCGTGACCACCTCGCTGGCCCGGACGCTGCGCGATAACTGCGACCGCGCCACGATGCTGCACGACCGCCTCGCCGATTTCCTGGAGTCCGGGAACCGGATGTATGCCCCACACGGCTACCACCGGCTCTACGGCAGCGACCGGGGGAAGGCGGTGCGGGGGGGTCTGGAGTACGTCAACCGTCTGGTGGAGCTGGGCGGCTTCACCGAGGCCCGGGGGGCGTTGGCCTATATACGCACCGTCGCCCGGGGCGCCGACCTGGTGCGGGTGGAGCTGTTGGCGTCGAAAGTCCACCGCCGTCTGGGGGAGACCGGTCGGGCGGCGGCTGCGGCTTTCCACGCCCTCGAGGGGAGCCGGGGACGGGAGCGGGGCGAGGCGTACCTCGAGCTGGGCCGGGCCACGGCGCACCAGGGGCGGTACGAGCAGGCTCTGGGGTACTTCGATGCGGCGCTCATCTGTACCGACGATTCCCTGTTCACCCTGGGCACCGGCGCCGAGCGGGTAAAGGTCCTCCTCGAACTGGGGCGGTTCGACGAGGCCCTGGAACTCGGCGGGGCGCTCACGAAGCGGGCGGGGAGCCTCGAATACCCCGAGAGCTGGTTCGTCCGCGAGGTCCACGCCAGAGCCCTTTTCCTCGCCGGGAGGCTGGCCGATGCGGATCACGCCTACCGGGCTCTCTACCGTCAGGCCCTTGGCGCGGGGGACTTCCCCGGACTTTGGAGCGCCGGGCGTGGGCGGGGGCTGACTCAGCTTTCCCTCGACCGCAACCGTCGCGGGCTGGCGCTGCTGCGCAACTCCTGCTGGCTGGCGCTCCAGCGCGCCGACGCCCTCAACACCGTCCTCGCCGTCGTGCCCTTGGCGGTGGGGTATCTGGTGAATCTGCGGCCCCGCCGGGCAATAGCGGCGCTGAAACTTGGCCGCGACGAGATAGAGCACCGGCCTCTCCCCCCGTTGCAGGTCGAGCTCTACACCGGTCTCGCCAACGCTTACCGCTACCGGGGGGACCTGGGTCGCGCCGCCCACTACGCGGGTAGGGCCGTAGAGCTCGCCGAGGAATTCGAGTCGGTCCGCCTGCGCTGGTCGGCCCTCTTCACCCGGGGGATGGTCCGGCTCGAGCTGGGGGACTGGATCGGGGTGGAGGGGACGCTCGACCGTCTGAAGGACGCCCCGGAGCACCTCGGCGCCCTGCTCGGGGGGCGTCTCGCCTGGGAGCGAGGGGATTTCGGCACGGCGCGGTCCGAGCTCTTGAAGGCCCTGGGCGGGTCACCGCTGCCGGTGGCGCTGCCCGAATGGGACACGGCCAGGGGGTACCTGGCCCGGGTGGAGATGGAGGCGGGCAACCTGGGTCCCGCCGAGGAGCTTCTGGAACCGGTGGACGAGGGTACGCCGACGGACCTGGGTCAGCTCGAGGGGCGTCTCGCCCTGGTCGAGTTCTACCTGATCCAGAACGAGACGGATTACGCGGTGCAGCTCCTCCGAGGCGCCGTGAGGGCCAGCGGCCGGGGCGGTCTCGT